One stretch of Candidatus Hydrogenedentota bacterium DNA includes these proteins:
- a CDS encoding DUF1559 domain-containing protein has protein sequence MRIRRGFTLVEVIVVIAIIVILAALILPVLARARESARRSVCVNNLRQLGLTFQMFSSESDGLLPPRHVPYRRPYEPDRGCFSSFDGTFLYPEYLTDLMIIKCPSDSGDDAAEEYVDTASFMKPVHPSWQTSGLDLPIIGQDTYVTTPDLAYVYWGYLIKPEWVAAPADSRHLGNVLDSLDGPPRTLNVVSRFNDLETTLPVLGETIRLIRTREGAERFLITDINNPAAATASASTLPVLWDTFRTDNGRPMIGNLNHTDGANVLFLDGHVEFGKYPQPLSGKFWMLSESAANDGMENWP, from the coding sequence ATGAGAATTCGGCGAGGATTTACACTGGTCGAGGTCATCGTAGTAATTGCCATCATCGTAATCCTTGCCGCCCTGATTCTGCCCGTGCTGGCGCGTGCACGAGAGAGCGCCCGCCGTTCGGTGTGTGTCAATAACCTCCGCCAACTCGGGCTCACCTTTCAGATGTTCTCCTCCGAATCGGACGGATTGCTGCCGCCGCGGCATGTACCTTACCGCCGGCCCTATGAACCCGACCGTGGATGCTTCAGCAGTTTTGATGGGACATTCCTGTACCCCGAGTATCTGACTGACTTGATGATCATTAAGTGCCCGTCGGATTCGGGCGACGACGCGGCGGAGGAGTACGTGGACACGGCCTCGTTCATGAAGCCTGTGCACCCGTCATGGCAGACCTCCGGGCTGGACTTGCCGATTATCGGACAGGACACGTATGTAACGACCCCGGACCTCGCCTACGTATATTGGGGCTATCTCATCAAACCGGAATGGGTGGCGGCCCCTGCCGATTCGCGGCATCTTGGCAACGTGCTGGACAGCCTCGACGGTCCTCCTCGCACTCTTAATGTCGTGTCCCGGTTTAACGACTTGGAGACGACCCTGCCCGTCTTGGGCGAAACGATTCGATTGATTCGGACACGCGAAGGCGCCGAACGGTTCCTGATAACCGACATCAATAATCCTGCGGCGGCCACGGCTTCCGCGTCGACACTTCCAGTGTTGTGGGATACGTTCCGCACCGATAACGGGAGGCCGATGATCGGCAACCTGAATCACACCGATGGTGCAAATGTGCTGTTTCTGGATGGACACGTAGAGTTCGGGAAGTACCCGCAACCGCTGTCGGGCAAATTCTGGATGCTGTCGGAATCCGCGGCAAACGACGGTATGGAGAATTGGCCGTAG
- a CDS encoding class I SAM-dependent methyltransferase, which produces MTVTSDPHRLFSEKTGAYERFIRTVGYQHGLRAYFTRSHLLRPAMRVLDAGCGTGVLSVAFREASLRRDLSPAAINAFDLTPAMLDRFTEIMKQRGIDGIELAQCDALHLEGLPETWLDYDLIISASMMEYLPRDAFSGVLRTLRARLRQNGALVLFITRRNALTRPLIGHWWQSNLYTAGELRAAFTDAGFPRIAFSRFLFPYAYLNLWGYIVEAAT; this is translated from the coding sequence ATGACCGTCACATCCGATCCCCATCGCTTGTTCTCCGAAAAAACCGGCGCCTACGAGCGATTCATTCGCACCGTAGGGTATCAGCACGGACTTCGCGCATACTTCACCCGCTCACACCTATTGCGGCCTGCGATGCGCGTTCTCGATGCGGGATGCGGCACGGGAGTTCTCAGCGTCGCCTTCCGGGAAGCGTCATTGCGACGCGACCTCTCCCCCGCTGCGATCAACGCATTTGACCTCACCCCCGCGATGCTCGATCGGTTCACGGAAATCATGAAGCAGCGCGGCATCGACGGAATCGAGTTGGCGCAGTGCGACGCGCTTCATTTGGAAGGCCTGCCCGAAACGTGGCTCGACTACGACCTCATCATTTCCGCATCGATGATGGAGTATCTTCCCCGCGACGCGTTCAGCGGCGTGCTACGCACTCTACGCGCGCGTCTGCGTCAGAACGGCGCCCTCGTCCTTTTCATCACCCGCCGCAACGCCCTCACACGCCCGCTCATCGGGCATTGGTGGCAATCGAACCTCTACACCGCCGGCGAGCTCCGCGCCGCATTCACCGACGCCGGATTCCCCCGCATCGCATTCTCCCGCTTTCTATTCCCCTACGCCTACCTCAACCTCTGGGGCTACATCGTCGAAGCGGCCACGTGA
- a CDS encoding ion transporter: MSRNVSNIYQRAIQRTFSVLEGDPAASRLARAVNALFLILIFANLAGIVIGSVKSIQTSYGPWFDRFELVSVVIFTVEYGARLWCCVVSRRYWHPITGRARFALTPMLVVDLAAIAPFYLSFVSVDLIFLRVLRVLRLLRIARLHRYASAFKLLVRVIRTKREELVLTMSITIVLLLVSSCVMYEVETAVQPEKFADIPTTMWWAICTLTTVGYGDVYPITGLGRLVGAIVSVLGIGIFALPTGIIGAGLVEQLDKRSRSLTCPHCGARIENLHKVTDGTKEGSEYG; the protein is encoded by the coding sequence ATGTCACGCAACGTCAGTAACATATATCAACGAGCGATCCAAAGAACATTTTCTGTACTTGAGGGAGATCCAGCTGCGTCTCGTCTCGCACGTGCGGTCAATGCGCTATTCCTTATACTCATTTTCGCAAACCTCGCAGGTATCGTGATTGGTTCTGTCAAGTCAATTCAGACTTCATATGGGCCTTGGTTTGACAGGTTCGAGTTAGTGTCCGTCGTGATTTTCACGGTTGAATACGGAGCGCGTTTGTGGTGCTGCGTTGTTTCGCGGCGTTATTGGCACCCAATCACGGGTCGCGCCAGATTCGCGCTAACGCCGATGCTGGTTGTTGACCTCGCTGCTATTGCGCCGTTCTATCTTTCGTTTGTTTCTGTGGACCTGATCTTCCTTCGTGTCCTACGAGTATTGCGCCTTCTCAGGATCGCGCGACTTCATCGATACGCTTCGGCCTTCAAACTACTGGTGCGGGTAATTCGGACGAAACGCGAAGAACTAGTATTGACCATGAGTATTACGATTGTACTGCTGCTTGTTTCTTCATGCGTAATGTACGAAGTGGAAACCGCTGTGCAGCCGGAGAAGTTTGCTGACATCCCAACGACAATGTGGTGGGCGATATGCACCCTCACAACGGTCGGCTATGGTGACGTTTACCCCATCACTGGCCTCGGGCGCCTTGTAGGTGCCATTGTTTCCGTTCTCGGTATAGGCATTTTTGCACTACCTACTGGCATCATTGGAGCGGGTTTGGTAGAGCAACTTGACAAGCGCAGTCGATCACTGACTTGTCCGCATTGCGGGGCAAGGATTGAAAATCTGCATAAAGTGACCGATGGAACAAAGGAAGGAAGCGAATATGGCTAA
- a CDS encoding YifB family Mg chelatase-like AAA ATPase translates to MAKKRGYLQTLEINRLLKRDHTLYGGVLIGLEGRTIELQSRALEAFREPQSWVSAVSVTGMANRAVEESIDRISGAFAKYEIPKPEVRVVVNLAPADLPKDGTLLDLPLAIVMLQAAGYLPDLHETHEGNYVLLGEVGLHGEIRRVPGVLSMAYISKPGQTLIVPAGNEKECALIMTAPGHEGCKISAVSSLSDVIEFFKGKAKLKNALSDGVKFEEFVPECIDFGRIKGQERAKEAALIAAAGGHNLLLIGPPGEGKSLIASAIPGIQPRLAREEMIELTRIYSCCGLLERDGQVITRRPMRQVHHTTSKQALVGGGSKVASPGEITLSHLGILFLDELPEFSRSTLEALRQPMEQGVVNISRVGVSVEYPSRFTLVAAMNPCPCGYFGSDRCRCKESEVKKYQGKISGPILDRIDLHVEVGTLSADERFQEAATPLTPDYRKRVAHARGRQDKRFSGSKVPFNAAIPGGHVKELCAFSEEGFVAYRSCIEGNALSTRSMDRLAKVSRTVADLYNEERVQPPHVAKAAEYVVGGMLRTNF, encoded by the coding sequence ATGGCTAAGAAGCGAGGCTATCTGCAGACGCTCGAAATCAATCGCTTACTGAAACGTGATCACACGCTTTACGGTGGAGTGTTGATAGGACTTGAGGGGAGGACCATCGAGCTGCAGTCGCGTGCTTTGGAAGCGTTTCGAGAGCCTCAGTCTTGGGTAAGTGCTGTAAGTGTGACAGGTATGGCGAATCGTGCCGTTGAGGAGTCTATCGATCGCATTAGCGGTGCATTTGCGAAGTATGAAATCCCGAAACCCGAGGTACGGGTCGTCGTGAACCTCGCGCCCGCTGATCTTCCGAAAGATGGCACGCTTCTCGATTTGCCTCTGGCCATTGTCATGTTGCAAGCGGCCGGGTATCTGCCGGATCTTCATGAAACGCACGAGGGCAACTATGTGTTGCTCGGCGAAGTCGGCCTGCATGGCGAAATTCGTCGAGTTCCTGGTGTTCTATCTATGGCATACATTTCAAAACCAGGACAAACTCTGATTGTGCCAGCCGGGAACGAAAAGGAGTGTGCCCTGATTATGACGGCACCCGGACATGAAGGGTGCAAGATTTCGGCTGTTAGTTCGCTTTCTGACGTGATCGAGTTCTTTAAGGGAAAAGCTAAACTGAAAAATGCGTTAAGCGATGGAGTCAAGTTCGAGGAATTTGTACCGGAGTGCATTGATTTCGGCAGGATAAAGGGTCAGGAGCGGGCGAAAGAGGCAGCGCTTATCGCTGCTGCAGGCGGACACAATTTGCTGCTTATCGGCCCACCCGGGGAAGGTAAATCCCTGATTGCGAGTGCAATTCCAGGCATCCAGCCACGACTGGCGCGCGAAGAGATGATAGAGCTCACCAGAATCTATTCGTGTTGTGGTTTGTTGGAGCGAGACGGGCAGGTTATTACGAGGCGGCCGATGAGACAGGTGCACCACACGACGTCAAAGCAGGCACTTGTCGGTGGAGGAAGTAAGGTTGCAAGTCCAGGAGAGATCACGCTGTCGCACTTGGGAATACTGTTTCTCGACGAGCTCCCAGAATTCAGCCGCTCGACGTTGGAAGCGCTTAGACAGCCTATGGAGCAAGGTGTGGTGAACATCTCCAGAGTTGGCGTTTCGGTGGAGTATCCTTCACGCTTTACTCTGGTGGCCGCGATGAACCCGTGTCCGTGTGGATATTTTGGCAGCGACCGATGCCGGTGCAAGGAATCGGAAGTTAAGAAGTATCAAGGAAAGATAAGCGGTCCGATATTGGACCGCATAGATTTGCACGTGGAAGTTGGAACCTTGAGTGCTGATGAGAGGTTTCAAGAAGCGGCGACCCCTCTCACGCCCGACTATCGCAAAAGAGTTGCGCATGCGCGGGGTAGGCAAGACAAGAGATTCTCCGGTTCAAAGGTTCCGTTCAATGCGGCGATTCCGGGTGGACACGTGAAGGAGCTGTGTGCATTTTCTGAGGAGGGTTTCGTGGCGTACAGGTCTTGCATCGAAGGCAATGCATTATCCACGCGCTCAATGGATAGACTTGCAAAGGTTTCCCGCACCGTTGCGGATTTGTACAACGAGGAACGGGTACAGCCGCCGCATGTGGCGAAGGCGGCAGAGTACGTGGTGGGCGGGATGCTGCGCACAAACTTCTAA
- a CDS encoding type II toxin-antitoxin system HicB family antitoxin encodes MNSAMEYKGYTAVIRFRPDDDVFHGTVINVSDSVHFEGKSVNELKRAFKEAVDYYLAFCKKRGEEPEKPYSGKLSLRLEPDIHRKVALAAKMQGTSVNSFITHTLSDAVQRAGL; translated from the coding sequence ATGAACAGCGCAATGGAATACAAGGGCTATACTGCCGTCATCCGCTTTCGGCCAGACGACGACGTGTTTCACGGCACCGTGATCAACGTCTCGGACTCCGTGCACTTTGAAGGCAAATCGGTGAATGAACTCAAACGCGCCTTCAAAGAAGCCGTCGATTACTATCTCGCGTTCTGCAAAAAACGTGGCGAAGAACCCGAAAAGCCTTACTCCGGCAAACTAAGCCTGCGCCTCGAACCGGACATACACCGAAAAGTCGCCCTCGCCGCAAAAATGCAAGGCACCAGCGTCAATTCATTCATCACTCACACGCTATCCGACGCCGTCCAGCGCGCTGGATTGTAA
- a CDS encoding triose-phosphate isomerase, translating to MARKPLIAGNWKLNHLMAAAVDTASALKGLVAGVDGAEIVICPVFTVLQAVGKAIAGSNVELGGQNCYTKESGAFTGEVSPQMLKDVGCAWVIIGHSERRQYFGETDALLNEKVKFARASGLKVMFCIGETLEERNGGSMNAVLERQVSKGLDGLLEADFAGLAIAYEPVWAIGTGVVASPEQAQEAHAFVRGLVRKQFSAAIADAVRIQYGGSVKPDNAAELMAKPDVDGFLVGGAALKADSFAAIVKAAV from the coding sequence ATGGCTCGTAAACCTTTGATAGCGGGGAACTGGAAGCTGAACCATTTGATGGCGGCGGCGGTGGATACCGCCTCGGCGTTGAAGGGGTTGGTTGCGGGGGTGGATGGCGCGGAAATCGTGATTTGCCCGGTGTTTACGGTGTTGCAAGCGGTGGGGAAGGCGATTGCCGGGTCGAACGTGGAGTTGGGCGGGCAAAATTGTTATACGAAGGAGTCGGGGGCGTTCACGGGCGAGGTGAGCCCGCAGATGTTGAAGGACGTGGGCTGTGCGTGGGTGATTATCGGGCACAGCGAGCGTCGGCAGTATTTTGGCGAGACTGACGCGCTGCTGAACGAGAAGGTGAAGTTTGCGCGGGCGTCGGGGTTGAAGGTGATGTTTTGCATCGGGGAGACGCTCGAGGAGCGGAACGGCGGGAGCATGAACGCGGTGCTGGAGCGGCAGGTGTCGAAGGGGCTGGACGGGCTCTTGGAGGCGGATTTTGCCGGGTTGGCGATTGCGTATGAGCCGGTGTGGGCCATCGGGACGGGGGTGGTGGCGTCGCCGGAGCAGGCGCAGGAGGCGCACGCGTTTGTACGGGGGCTGGTGAGGAAGCAGTTTTCAGCGGCCATCGCGGACGCGGTGCGGATTCAGTACGGTGGCAGTGTGAAGCCGGACAATGCGGCGGAGTTGATGGCGAAGCCGGATGTGGATGGTTTTTTGGTGGGCGGAGCGGCGTTGAAGGCGGATAGTTTTGCGGCGATTGTGAAGGCGGCGGTGTGA
- the secG gene encoding preprotein translocase subunit SecG, whose translation MFDVIFSLNTFWWICTLIWFPACVSLIVIVLLQKGKGAGFAGAFGMGGGSDAVFGPRSRKSLPVRLTYIMAGTFMVLSLLLSLIVGRISAGVAPAEVDEDAAKAAVNSAMDDLFGAESPASTTAPGVTIATPEAEPATAEAPAAATTEAAPAPVESAPAADAAKPAEPAPAAQ comes from the coding sequence ATGTTTGACGTCATTTTTTCGCTGAACACGTTTTGGTGGATTTGCACCTTAATCTGGTTCCCGGCGTGTGTGAGTTTGATTGTGATCGTGCTGTTGCAGAAGGGCAAGGGCGCGGGGTTCGCAGGCGCGTTCGGCATGGGCGGCGGGTCGGACGCGGTGTTTGGTCCGAGGTCGCGCAAGAGCCTGCCCGTGCGGTTGACGTATATCATGGCGGGGACATTTATGGTCCTGTCGCTGTTGTTGTCGCTGATTGTCGGGCGGATCAGCGCGGGTGTCGCGCCGGCAGAGGTCGATGAAGATGCGGCCAAGGCGGCGGTGAACAGCGCGATGGACGACCTGTTCGGCGCGGAATCGCCCGCTTCCACGACGGCGCCGGGCGTGACGATTGCGACACCGGAGGCCGAGCCGGCCACGGCGGAAGCGCCTGCAGCCGCGACTACGGAAGCGGCGCCGGCGCCCGTAGAGTCGGCGCCGGCAGCGGATGCGGCGAAACCGGCGGAGCCTGCGCCTGCCGCGCAGTAA
- the murA gene encoding UDP-N-acetylglucosamine 1-carboxyvinyltransferase gives MDKILIRGGKPLHGSVQVRGAKNAALPLMAATILAEQACTLHNIPCLHDVFTMDKLLSSFGAKVEFTGRYMTIDPSSIDNHVASYDLVRKMRASFFVLGPMLARFGKAKVSLPGGCAIGTRPVDIHLKGLEALGAKIAIEDGYVLASGELTGANYSLDFPSVGATENIMMAATRAKGLTRISNAAREPEIVDLAQFLNAMGAQISGAGTDMITVLGVDALAGTEHTVMPDRIEAGTFLVAALATCGDVTALDANPDHLPNFLDKLRDAGAEVEILSSGIRVKAKNGIKAVDFTTQPFPGFPTDLQAQMMSMLCVAEGTSVIRESVFENRFMQVAELVRMGASIALDGNSAIVKGVPVMSGAPVMASDLRASAALVVAGLAATKGETSIARVYHIDRGYERIEERLASLGADIERVRE, from the coding sequence TTGGACAAGATTCTGATTCGAGGCGGGAAACCGTTGCATGGGTCGGTGCAGGTGCGGGGGGCGAAAAATGCCGCGTTGCCGTTGATGGCGGCGACGATTCTCGCGGAGCAGGCGTGCACGCTGCACAACATTCCCTGCCTGCACGACGTGTTCACGATGGACAAGCTGCTGTCGTCGTTCGGGGCTAAGGTGGAGTTCACCGGGCGTTACATGACGATCGATCCGTCGTCGATCGACAACCACGTGGCGTCCTACGACCTCGTGCGGAAGATGCGCGCGTCGTTCTTCGTGCTGGGGCCGATGCTGGCGCGGTTCGGCAAGGCGAAGGTGTCGCTGCCGGGCGGTTGCGCGATTGGCACGCGTCCGGTCGATATCCACCTGAAAGGGCTGGAGGCGCTCGGCGCGAAGATCGCGATCGAGGACGGGTATGTTCTCGCGAGCGGCGAGCTGACGGGCGCGAATTATTCGCTGGATTTTCCGAGCGTGGGCGCAACGGAAAACATCATGATGGCGGCGACTCGCGCGAAGGGCCTGACACGGATCAGCAACGCCGCGCGCGAACCGGAGATCGTGGACCTCGCGCAGTTCCTGAACGCGATGGGCGCGCAGATTTCGGGCGCGGGCACGGACATGATCACGGTGCTGGGCGTGGACGCGCTCGCGGGCACGGAGCACACGGTGATGCCGGACCGCATTGAGGCGGGGACATTTTTGGTGGCAGCGTTGGCCACGTGCGGCGACGTGACGGCGCTGGACGCGAATCCCGACCATTTGCCGAATTTTTTGGACAAGCTGCGCGATGCGGGCGCGGAAGTCGAGATTCTTAGTTCCGGCATTCGTGTGAAGGCGAAGAACGGGATCAAGGCGGTGGATTTCACGACACAACCGTTCCCTGGGTTCCCGACGGACCTTCAGGCGCAGATGATGTCGATGTTGTGCGTGGCGGAAGGGACCAGCGTGATTCGCGAGTCGGTGTTCGAGAACCGGTTCATGCAGGTGGCGGAGTTGGTGCGCATGGGCGCGAGTATCGCGTTGGATGGGAATTCGGCGATCGTGAAGGGCGTGCCCGTGATGTCCGGCGCACCGGTGATGGCGTCGGACCTGCGGGCGAGCGCGGCGCTTGTCGTTGCGGGGTTGGCGGCCACGAAGGGCGAGACGTCGATCGCGCGCGTGTACCACATCGACCGCGGCTATGAGCGTATCGAGGAGCGGTTGGCGAGCCTGGGCGCGGATATCGAGCGCGTGCGGGAGTAG
- the hisD gene encoding histidinol dehydrogenase, with translation MKKYLIASDSDFNAVSRRITGMADDSAGEAGMADKLAATRAVVDAVRDRGDVAVAEFTEKFDRVKFAPDRFEVTASEIDAAIGRVDRGLLQALERAHANISEFHQKNLRQSWEETTPDGSVLGQRLTPIESVGLYVPGGTAFYPSSVLMNIVPARVAGVRDIVMVSPPSFEGSIHPLVLAGAKIAGASRVFRVGGAQAIAALAYGTATIPGVLKIAGPGNIYVTLAKRLVSGICDIDKEAGPSEVVVIADDNANPREVALELMAQAEHDEDARAMLVVLSESFAKRVLDTIEEEARQLPRATIIRKALDSQGEMYVVRTIDEAARLTNLIAPEHLSIQTENPRAVFDQIPNAGCAVLGGGTSVAVGDYYAGPNHILPTGRRARFSSPLTAEDFRKVTSVISFSKERMADVADDIMALANAEQLQAHARAIEIRR, from the coding sequence ATGAAAAAGTATCTAATTGCATCTGACTCCGACTTCAACGCTGTCTCGCGGCGCATTACGGGAATGGCAGACGATTCTGCGGGCGAGGCTGGAATGGCCGACAAACTTGCGGCGACGCGCGCGGTGGTCGACGCGGTGCGCGATCGGGGCGATGTGGCGGTGGCGGAATTCACCGAAAAGTTTGACAGGGTGAAGTTCGCGCCCGATCGGTTTGAAGTTACAGCATCCGAGATTGACGCCGCCATCGGGCGCGTGGATCGGGGGCTGTTGCAGGCCCTCGAACGCGCGCACGCAAACATCTCGGAATTTCATCAAAAGAACCTGCGCCAATCGTGGGAAGAAACAACTCCGGACGGTTCCGTCCTGGGGCAGCGCTTGACGCCGATCGAGAGCGTGGGGCTCTATGTGCCCGGCGGTACGGCGTTCTATCCGTCGTCGGTGCTGATGAATATCGTGCCGGCGCGCGTGGCGGGGGTGCGCGATATCGTGATGGTCTCGCCGCCGTCGTTCGAGGGAAGCATTCATCCGCTGGTGTTGGCGGGGGCGAAGATTGCGGGGGCTTCGCGCGTGTTTCGCGTGGGCGGCGCGCAGGCAATTGCGGCGTTAGCGTACGGGACCGCCACGATTCCGGGCGTGCTGAAAATCGCGGGGCCGGGCAATATCTATGTCACGCTGGCCAAGCGCCTTGTGTCCGGCATCTGCGACATCGACAAGGAGGCCGGGCCGTCGGAGGTGGTCGTCATCGCAGATGACAATGCGAATCCGCGCGAAGTGGCACTCGAACTCATGGCGCAGGCGGAACACGACGAAGACGCGCGCGCGATGCTGGTCGTTCTTTCAGAGTCGTTCGCAAAACGCGTCTTGGATACCATTGAAGAAGAGGCACGACAGTTGCCGCGCGCCACGATTATTCGCAAGGCGTTGGACAGCCAGGGCGAGATGTATGTCGTCCGTACTATCGATGAGGCGGCGCGCCTGACCAACCTTATCGCTCCGGAGCATCTGAGCATTCAGACGGAAAATCCGAGAGCGGTATTCGATCAAATCCCAAACGCCGGTTGCGCGGTGTTGGGTGGTGGAACGTCGGTGGCTGTGGGCGATTATTACGCGGGCCCGAACCACATCTTGCCGACCGGCCGCCGCGCGCGGTTTTCATCGCCATTGACGGCCGAAGATTTTCGCAAAGTGACGAGCGTCATTTCGTTCTCGAAAGAGCGCATGGCAGACGTCGCGGATGACATCATGGCGCTGGCGAACGCAGAGCAACTGCAGGCGCACGCGCGCGCCATCGAGATTCGCCGATGA
- the hisC gene encoding histidinol-phosphate transaminase, which produces MKYGREILRNVEGYVPGEQPKMKNIVKLNTNENPYPPSPRVLQAIQEISTEMVRKYPDPVSLRLREVIAETYGVDGPEWVIAGNGMDDILAMAVRAFVDPGDAILSPYPTYTLYETLALLHGARMQYVELDGEFQLTEQFYETKARVCFIPRPNAPSGVSAGQKAMERLCKEFDGLVFIDEAYADFAEDNCLSFPKTFENAIVGRTFSKSYALCGLRLGFAIARPEIVRELMKVKDSYNVNVVAQLAGVAALGDTEHFRGCTSKIRRNRDWLTQALTDMGFRVPPSQANFVLAEWTGTPSAREIFEALRARAIIVRYFDAPRLRDALRITIGSEREIEALIDALRAILAGEPAPPPAGIIA; this is translated from the coding sequence ATGAAGTACGGCCGCGAAATCCTCCGGAACGTCGAGGGCTATGTGCCCGGTGAACAGCCGAAGATGAAGAACATCGTCAAGCTGAACACCAACGAGAACCCGTATCCGCCGTCGCCGCGCGTGCTTCAGGCGATACAGGAAATTTCGACGGAGATGGTGCGCAAATACCCCGATCCGGTATCGCTGCGTTTGCGGGAAGTCATCGCCGAGACGTATGGCGTCGATGGGCCAGAATGGGTCATCGCCGGGAACGGCATGGACGACATACTCGCGATGGCGGTTCGCGCATTCGTCGATCCGGGCGATGCGATACTTTCGCCGTATCCGACGTACACGTTGTACGAAACGCTCGCGTTGTTGCACGGTGCGCGGATGCAGTACGTCGAACTCGACGGCGAGTTCCAACTCACCGAGCAGTTCTACGAGACGAAAGCGCGCGTATGTTTCATTCCGCGGCCGAATGCGCCGAGCGGCGTTTCGGCAGGTCAGAAGGCTATGGAGCGGCTGTGCAAAGAATTCGACGGGCTTGTTTTTATCGACGAGGCATACGCCGATTTCGCGGAAGACAACTGCCTGAGTTTTCCAAAGACTTTCGAGAACGCGATTGTAGGACGGACTTTTTCGAAGTCCTATGCATTGTGCGGCTTGCGCCTGGGATTTGCGATCGCGCGTCCCGAGATTGTCCGTGAGTTGATGAAGGTCAAGGACTCATACAACGTAAATGTGGTTGCCCAGTTGGCCGGCGTTGCGGCGCTGGGCGATACGGAGCACTTTCGCGGTTGCACATCCAAGATTCGACGGAACCGCGATTGGCTGACCCAAGCGCTCACGGATATGGGGTTCCGCGTGCCGCCGTCGCAGGCGAACTTCGTGCTCGCAGAATGGACGGGCACGCCGTCAGCCCGGGAGATTTTCGAGGCGTTGCGGGCGCGCGCCATTATTGTTCGCTACTTCGATGCGCCGCGCCTGCGGGATGCGCTGCGCATCACGATTGGCAGCGAGCGTGAGATCGAGGCCCTTATCGACGCGCTGCGGGCGATACTGGCGGGCGAGCCGGCCCCGCCGCCTGCTGGTATAATCGCCTGA
- a CDS encoding M48 family metalloprotease, producing MKRYLVLSAAVLPVIVLSLASGCVTPDPEHRLNLLSTEEEIQLGEKMSAEVEKSEKTLNNAAIQTYVRKIGERLADQSPRQDVPYAFTVIDNPEVVNAFALPGGHMYIYTGLMKICDNEAQLASVMAHEIGHVAAKHHGETLTRQMGYQVLADLILGPSSPQRQRALAQLATNAVAMHFSRDQEHESDRIGMDILFRAGYKPEAMVDFMRKMAQYEQENGGGRQPRFLQFFASHPATTDRIANLDALVQRYPLDLRNQSPTYFDRYKANVLDVLR from the coding sequence ATGAAACGATATCTTGTCCTCAGTGCAGCCGTCTTGCCCGTCATAGTCCTCTCCCTGGCATCGGGCTGCGTGACACCGGACCCCGAGCATCGCCTCAATCTGCTTTCGACGGAAGAAGAAATCCAACTCGGCGAAAAGATGTCGGCCGAGGTTGAGAAATCGGAGAAGACGCTCAATAACGCGGCGATTCAGACGTACGTCAGAAAGATCGGCGAGCGGCTTGCGGACCAATCGCCGCGCCAGGATGTCCCCTACGCTTTCACCGTCATCGACAATCCGGAGGTTGTGAACGCGTTCGCACTGCCGGGCGGACACATGTACATTTACACGGGCCTCATGAAAATCTGCGACAACGAGGCGCAATTGGCGTCCGTCATGGCGCACGAGATTGGCCACGTCGCCGCAAAGCACCACGGTGAGACGCTGACCCGGCAGATGGGGTATCAGGTGCTCGCAGACCTAATTCTCGGTCCGAGTTCGCCGCAACGGCAACGGGCGCTTGCACAATTGGCTACCAACGCCGTCGCCATGCACTTCAGCCGGGACCAGGAACATGAATCCGATCGGATTGGAATGGATATCCTGTTTCGCGCGGGGTACAAACCGGAGGCGATGGTCGATTTCATGCGCAAGATGGCGCAGTACGAGCAGGAGAACGGGGGCGGGCGGCAACCCCGCTTCCTACAGTTCTTCGCCTCGCACCCCGCCACGACCGATCGGATCGCCAATTTGGACGCGCTGGTCCAACGCTACCCGCTCGACCTGCGCAACCAAAGCCCGACGTATTTCGATCGGTACAAGGCGAATGTGCTGGACGTTTTGAGATAG